One Acanthopagrus latus isolate v.2019 chromosome 12, fAcaLat1.1, whole genome shotgun sequence genomic region harbors:
- the LOC119030164 gene encoding mediator of RNA polymerase II transcription subunit 13-like isoform X3: MTTTANWVANGASLEDCHSNIFSLAELTGIKWRRYGFRSSGEYGPVISAPAQDDPVLRSFMRCVQANLLCVWRRKIKPDAKELWIFWWGEEPNLSDVIHHELIVAEEGLWECGLSYECRTLLFKAIHNLLERCLMDKGFVRIGKWFFKPHELEEKSLANSEHLSCSFSFFLHGESNVCTSVEIAQHQPAYHITEHHIRLAQTSVTPVQVVLSPYGLSGTLTGQTYKMSDPAARKLMEEWSYFYPVVLQQKEGGGEKEKEEASQGYDRAGHVAVEVIVGGVRMTYPAALVLIAQGDLPVEQPPPVPAAQGLCREQNHCSVPLTPPTSPQQPCSADSGFVTSASSVPTPDSSMGVTSISPKHSGKKLTCQVVHQAWRECYLNQPQYTSNQPTDATPKKEVPNGGATWDFNDLGARVSCSCSRLKQQKLNLTAASTANPQASANPTQSSGPSLYPPSLPKHKTSDKTEKADKQSKRPATIPFHHRLSVTQETPLEQDSPGGPQLGGLVALEPPMEPLAALPSCKYPKPLSNGRKAPESLLHSPMSPLPPTLSPHPVDMPVCPDGALGMGMIASETAVYTALLRQRENGAGWWRGFRTPRTDKTDFRPPELPSDKLEEVKTETATEGAPLKRLYTQTLKRFKISEERVRDHIHTLGLFQQPGVEVLREPGDDPYDFKEGDIEYTFSSSKRLKGQGREPTKKAKQGEEITSNGALPDGKDAMSIFNSAPKSDESGQDDGAAKANPSLTREKDLVVNISDLDNIFDEDEEELGTVYPNQHSTKLAVSTEDRPPGKEGRVAVPYPSIADLQRMFPTPPSLEQHPAFSPIMTYRDTPSQEPPAPSGAVDHLPPLASAHHTEYRMEIEEGMVSPRQEDIKPQIGSSMFAPLSCLPSQTLPPLKIPEQCYYRPSWALMPKMEHFSAVMHAQNNAFIRDGYTNVPSVNALTDQEYGQMSATTASVSTTVGILPSPATPRFSVPTPRTPRTPRGINAAGSGQGSVKQDGTEFSSPVSTPSTSLPLSSVDPLARPGPSLPEAHSLYAVLLLSDSVLNVFKDRNFDSCCICACNMNVKGADVGVYIPDSTCEDQYRCMCGFSAIVNRLLAHGTGLFLEDELDIFGRTSEVGRAAERRLALCRRDPALGDPRAKRPQDAAPASPAAMILLQEQCSQPISSLASLHLPLSCSCHGRKGALLQSWMSEKQWADGSDACVECYNALEQGLQYVDNPTGGKVDPAVVRSTALHSWPHTNVVDMSMLSSQDMVRMLLSLQPFLQDAIQKKRTGRTWENIQHVQGPLTWQQFHKMAGRGSYGSEESPEPLPIPTVLLGYDRERDFLALSPLALPFWEKLLLEPYGGQRDVAYLVLCPNSPSLLAAARAFFQELSAVYETCRLGKHRPLAKVSRDGLVRVGEDVEPEKLEELDVDQWLTGPWAGQQHTDNLSKLKLYAYTCKQQVGPQLSALPLDGSLLVPPKVQPPINPTSSAQPAPSGQPQAWGPEGEQAPGAAGSGNAPTPSGATSNQAGETTQGATSDSKGPSGATPSANTPAENSEISSEQSRIGIPTVADSTDSHANPPAIVIYIVDAFLSSSGVRNDGGEEDETDEVEAGSIWLLGLLRCYTEMLQTLPETMRPALVLQVVPCQSLLQPASGESHLYLQHLRSLAFSCYSQCRRLLPQQTHIKSLTGFGPVSTVSSVLKSPDHPSPLQLYCPPFILGPTRPKQPEQGEIWAEIPPKYNVLFVGYCLSHDQRWILVSCTDQQGELLETCIINIDVPSRSRRPKVSARKMGLQKLWEWCIGLIQMTSLPWRIVIGRLGRLGHGELKDWSSLLGEHSLHSIGRQLKEACRICGISAADSPSILSACLVAMEPQGSLVVMPDAVTMGSVFGRSTALNLQTSQLNTPQDASCTHILVFPTSATTQLAPSSYPTEDNNDDMFDLPFPDELENDIGHDMMLITGNLHPSPNTSPVPSPGSPSGMGMGSHFQHTKSQGERLLSRDSPPEELKQQPLALGYYVSTAQANGLPHWFWASCPQAESQCPLFLKASLHHHISIAQSDELVSEKTKRTPHPLDSKTTSDVLRFVLEQYNALSWLTCTPATQDRQSCLPVHLAILIQMYNAILNML; this comes from the exons TGAACACCTATCatgctccttctccttcttcctccacGGGGAGAGCAACGTGTGCACGAGCGTGGAGATCGCCCAGCACCAACCTGCTTACCACATCACAGAACACCACATCCGCCTCGCGCAGACCTCCGTCACACCAGTGCAAG TGGTCCTGAGTCCGTACGGCCTGAGCGGCACTCTGACGGGTCAGACCTACAAGATGAGCGACCCGGCGGCACGGAAGCTGATGGAGGAGTGGAGCTACTTCTACCCCGTGGTACTCCAGCAGAAAGAGGGAGGcggagaaaaggaaaaagaagaggcGAGCCAGGGCTACGATCGCGCCGGTCACGTGGCGGTGGAGGTCATCGTAG GTGGGGTAAGGATGACCTACCCAGCTGCTTTGGTGCTGATTGCCCAGGGGGACCTACCAGTGGAGCAGCCTCCACCTGTTCCTGCCGCTCAGGGCCTCTGCAGGGAGCAGAACCACTGCAGCGTGCCGCTCACGCCGCCCACGTCGCCGCAGCAGCCCTGCTCAG CGGACAGCGGCTTTGTGACCTCCGCCTCCAGCGTCCCCACGCCGGACAGCAGCATGGGCGTCACCAGCATCAGCCCGAAGCATTCTGGGAAGAAGCTAACCTGTCAGGTGGTCCATCAGGCCTGGAGGGAGTGCTATCTCAACCAGCCTCAGTACAC ATCAAATCAGCCGACTGACGCGACGCCCAAGAAGGAAGTGCCAAATGGAGGAGCCACGTGGGACTTCAACGATCTGGGAGCGAGAgtgtcctgcagctgctccag GTTGAAGCAGCAGAAGCTGAATCTGACCGCCGCGTCCACTGCCAACCCTCAGGCCAGTGCCAACCCCACTCAGTCCTCTGGCCCGTCATTAtaccctccctccctgcccaAACACAAGACCAGTGACAAGACGGAAAAGGCTGACAAACAGTCCAAGAGGCCGGCCACCATCCCCTTCCACCACCGCCTGTCTGTCACACAGGAGACCCCTCTGGAACAGGACTCACCGGGAGGGCCTCAGCTCGGGGGTCTCGTGGCGCTGGAGCCGCCCATGGAGcctctggctgctctgccaAGCTGCAAGTATCCCAAACCGCTCTCCAACGGCAGGAAAGCCCCCGAGTCCCTCCTCCACTCGCCAATGTCTCCTCTCCCGCCCACACTCAGCCCGCACCCCGTGGACATGCCTGTCTGTCCAGATGGGGCTTTGGGGATGGGGATGATTGCCAGCGAGACGGCTGTGTATACAGCTCTCCTGAGGCAGAGGGAGAATGGAGCCGGCTGGTGGAGAGGCTTCAGGACTCCCAGGACTGATAAGACTGACTTCAGACCCCCTGAACTCCCCTCTGATAAATTAGAGGAAGTGAAGACAGAGACAGCCACTGAGGGAGCTCCACTAAAGAG aCTCTACACGCAGACTCTCAAGAGATTTAAAATCTCcgaggagagggtgagggacCACATCCACACCTTGGGCCTGTTCCAGCAGCCAGGGGTGGAGGTGCTGCGGGAGCCCGGGGACGATCCCTACGACTTCAAGGAGGGAGACATCGAGTACACTTTCTCCAGCTCCAAGAGGTTAAAGGGTCAAGGGCGAGAACCCACCAAGAAGGCCAAG CAGGGAGAAGAAATCACCAGCAATGGAGCACTGCCTGATGGGAAGGATGCCATGTCCATTTTTAACTCGGCGCCGAAATCAG ATGAATCAGGTCAGGACGACGGAGCTGCCAAAGCCAATCCTTCTCTGACCCGAGAGAAAGATCTAGTGGTCAACATCTCTGATCTGGACAACATATtcgatgaagatgaggaggagctggGG ACTGTTTACCCCAACCAGCACTCCACCAAGCTTGCGGTATCAACAGAAGATCGCCCTCCGGGGAAAGAAGGGAGAGTTGCAGTACCTTATCCATCAA TAGCAGACCTCCAGCGCATGTTTCCCACGCCGCCTTCTTTAGAGCAGCACCCGGCCTTCTCTCCCATCATGACGTATCGCGACACTCCGAGCCAAGAGCCCCCCGCGCCCAGCGGAGCGGTCGACCACCTGCCGCCGTTAGCCTCCGCCCACCACACCGAGTACAGGATGGAGATCGAGGAGGGCATGGTCAGTCCCCGGCAGGAGGATATCAAG CCACAAATCGGCTCCTCCATGTTTGCTCCGCTGTCCTGCCTGCCCAGCCAGACTCTGCCACCACTCAAGATTCCCGAGCAGTGCTACTATCGTCCATCCTGGGCCCTCATGCCCAAAATGGAGCATTTCTCAGCGGTCATGCATGCCCAGAATAACGCTTTCATCAGGGACGGATACAC AAACGTCCCCAGTGTCAACGCGCTCACGGACCAGGAGTACGGCCAGATGAGCGCCACCACTGCCTCAGTGAGCACCACTGTTGGcatcctcccctctcctgcCACTCCCCGCTTCTCTGTGCCCACTCCACGAACTCCTCGAACACCACGGGGTATCAACGCTGCGGGCTCAGGGCAGGGTTCGGTGAAGCAGGACGGTACCGAGTTCAGCTCGCCGGTCTCCACGCCCTCCACCAGCCTGCCTCTAAGCTCTGTAGACCCATTGGCTCGGCCGGGCCCTTCCCTGCCTGAGGCCCACAGCCTGTACGCTGTCCTCCTGCTCTCAGACTCCGTCCTCAACGTCTTCAAAGATCGTAACTTTGACAGCTGCTGTATCTGTGCCTGTAATATGAATGTCAAAGGAGCTGATGTCGGGGTGTATATCCCTGATTCCACTTGTGAAGATCAGTACCGCTGTATGTGTGGCTTCAGCGCCATTGTCAACAGGCTGCTGGCCCACGGCACAGGCCTCTTCTTGGAGGATGAGCTGGATATTTTCGGTCGGACATCCGAGGTAGGCCGGGCGGCCGAGAGGAGGCTGGCTCTTTGCCGGCGGGACCCAGCTTTGGGGGACCCCAGGGCCAAACGGCCGCAGGACGCAGCCCCTGCCTCTCCCGCGGCCATGATCCTCCTGCAGGAGCAGTGTTCACAGCCCATTTCTTCCCTGGCGTCACTGCATCTCCCTCTCAGCTGTTCCTGTCACGGCCGCAAGGGGGCGCTGCTCCAAAGCTGGATGTCTGAAAAGCAGTGGGCGGACGGGAGCGATGCCTGTGTGGAGTGTTATAATGCGTTGGAGCAGGGGCTGCAGTATGTGGATAACCCCACAGGAGGGAAAGTAGATCCAGCTGTTGTCAGAAGTACCGCTCTTCACTCCTGGCCTCACACGAATG tggtggACATGAGCATGTTGTCGTCCCAGGACATGGTTCGCatgctgctgtctctgcagcCTTTCCTGCAGGATGCTATCCAGAAGAAGAGAACAGGACGGACGTGGGAGAACATCCAGCATGTTCAGGGTCCGCTCACCTGGCAGCAGTTCCATAAGATGGCTGGAAGAGGCTCCTACG GTTCGGAGGAGTCACCAGAGCCGTTACCCATTCCTACAGTGTTGCTGGGCTATGACCGTGAGAGGGACTTTTTGGCGTTGTCCCCGTTGGCGTTACCTTTCTGGGAGAAGTTGCTGCTGGAGCCTTATGGTGGACAGCGGGATGTGGCGTACTTGGTGCTGTGTCCTAATAGCCcctctctgctggctgcagcccGGGCCTTCTTCCAGGAGCTCAGCGCCGTTTACGAG ACGTGCCGCCTTGGGAAGCACCGTCCGCTGGCGAAGGTGTCCAGGGATGGACTCGTACGAGTGGGGGAAGACGTGGAGCCGGAaaagctggaggagctggacgtTGACCAGTGGTTGACTGGACCCTGGGCTggacagcagcacactgacaaCCTCAGCAAACTTAAACTTTACGCTTATACCTGCAAACAGCAAGTCG GTCCCCAGCTGTCAGCCCTGCCTCTGGACGGCAGTCTTCTGGTGCCTCCAAAAGTCCAGCCTCCCATAAACCCCACATCCTCAGCCCAACCTGCCCCCTCTGGGCAGCCTCAAGCTTGGGGCCCTGAGGGTGAACAAGCTCCAGGGGCGGCTGGTTCAGGCAACGCTCCCACGCCGAGTGGAGCAACCTCAAACCAGGCGGGCGAGACAACCCAAGGGGCAACCAGCGATTCTAAAGGGCCCTCTGGTGCCACACCATCAGCCAACACACCAGCAGAAAACTCTGAAAT CTCGTCTGAACAGTCTAGAATCGGTATCCCCACTGTGGCGGACTCGACGGACAGCCACGCCAACCCACCGGCTATTGTTATTTACATCGTGGATGCGTTTCTTAGCTCAAGTGGAGTTAGAAATGACgggggagaggaagacgagACTGACGAGGTGGAGGCAGGTAGCATTTGGCTGCTAGGGCTCCTGCGTTGCTacacagagatgctgcagaCTTTGCCTGAGACGATGAGACCTGCGCTGGTGCTACAG GTGGTGCCGTGCCAGTCGCTTCTCCAGCCAGCCAGTGGGGAGAGTCATCTGTACCTGCAACACCTGCGCTCCCTGGCCTTTTCCTGTTACTCCCAGTGCAGACGTCTGCTGCCCCAGCAAACGCACATCAAGTCCCTGACAGGCTTTGGACCAGTGTCCACTGTCAGTTCTGTACTGAAGAGCCCAGAT CATCCAAGCCCCCTGCAGCTGTACTGTCCCCCCTTCATCCTCGGTCCAACCCGTCCCAAGCAGCCAGAACAAGGGGAGATATGGGCTGAGATCCCTCCCAAATACAATGTGCTCTTTGTTGGATATTGTCTATCACATGACCAGCGCTGGATCCTGGTGTCCTGCACcgaccagcagggggagctcCTGGAGACCTGCATCATCAACATTGATGTACCCAGCAG ATCACGGAGGCCCAAGGTTTCAGCCAGGAAAATGGGACTGCAGAAGCTTTGGGAATGGTGTATTGGCCTCATCCAGATGACCTCACTGCCATGGAGGATTGTGATCGGTCGACTGGGGAGACTTGGTCACGGGGAGCTAAAAG ACTGGAGCTCACTCCTCGGGGAGCATTCCCTCCATTCAATAGGGCGCCAGCTGAAGGAGGCATGTCGCATCTGTGGGATCTCAGCTGCTGACTCCCCCTCTATCCTCAGCGCCTGCCTGGTGGCCATGGAGCCTCAGGGCTCCCTGGTGGTCATGCCTG ATGCAGTTACCATGGGCTCGGTGTTTGGCCGCAGCACTGCTCTGAACTTGCAGACCTCCCAGCTGAACACACCTCAGGATGCCTCCTGCACACACATCCTAGTCTTCCCAACTTCTGCCACCACCCAGCTGGCACCCAGCTCCTACCCCACTGAGGACAATAATG ATGACATGTTCGATCTGCCCTTTCCTGATGAACTGGAGAATGACATTGGCCATGACATGATGCTGATCACAGGGAACCTCCACCCTTCCCCTAACACCTCTCCTGTGCCCTCGCCTGGCTCTCCGTCCGGGATGGGAATGGGATCACATTTCCAGCACACCAAG AGCCAGGGAGAGCGCTTGCTGTCCAGGGACAGCCCaccagaggagctgaagcagcagccGCTGGCTCTGGGCTACTATGTCTCCACTGCACAGGCAAATGGACTTCCTCACTGGTTCTGGGCTTCCTGCCCACAGGCTGAGAGCCAGTGTCCACTCTTCCTCAAg gcctccctccaccaccataTCTCCATAGCCCAGTCAGATGAGCTGGTGTCAGAAAAGACTAAGAGGACCCCTCACCCCTTAGACTCAAAAACCACTTCTGATGTGCTCAG GTTTGTATTGGAGCAGTACAATGCCCTCTCCTGGCTGACGTGCACCCCTGCCACCCAAGACCGCCAGTCCTGCCTGCCTGTCCACTTGGCCATACTGATCCAAATGTACAATGCCATCCTGAACATGCTTTAG